One genomic window of Trichlorobacter lovleyi includes the following:
- a CDS encoding LamG-like jellyroll fold domain-containing protein encodes MRRFSQFVMILLAALIFNSGTAWSSLARFVDMEDGTVLDRWVYVRWLKDTNCFYNKVNWYDAMLLTVKLASGQCGLTDGSVAGDWRLPNATELSFMSSESVSEAELKATFAVDYYYYATYWTSSQVTDNFMVVRLYPGAVLGPFNPSTTTEYFWPAREGHIGWLKIAPALTSKDFGTVPPNTSSASQTFTISNDGAITVALNILLDGGDTGMFTLDKGDGTNGTCGATPGLDPGASCTVSVSFTPTKLGGKSTNLRIYTTNAAKNPDTSILLSGNNPDPTVSWWKGENDATDSAGSNNGITSNTITATVAENQTATALCSAGSTITSFTSVYGADPNWVNCGSCEIGSSSCSVDYNNIACGDPYPLQAKQGKLAIMCGSMFASGKLGQAFSFDGTGQYVAIPSSTTLDIYGNHSVAFWVKPAAYPATGKLFYLVNKWTSAQEDKRVTIDSDGKLHYFLYGTSASAGVTSATAVQTNVWTHVVATYDGADMKIYLNGVLDASVAASQDVGDSTGPLCLGYNPLRASEGFEEPFTGQLDEVGWYNRTLSASEVSLLANRVPDAFSFTARTGMPLNTAIVSNPVTVTGITASTAISITGGDYSVSTDNGATWGGWTNTSGTVAVNSQVRVRLTSSTTAATQTSATLTIGAVSGVFNVTTAAADDPILNVNGLGLVSWWRAENNANDTLNGNDGQINTQSVTVAENQTASLSCGAGSTITSFTSVFGADPYWVNCGTCEIGSSSCSVTYSNANCGDPYSGHVKQGVLSIVCNNNAFAPGKLGQAFNFDGTAQNISIPHSSLLDISGAHTVAFWVKLAAKPASGKSFYLVNQWVDGKEDKQVTIDADGKVHYVLYGTTASSGVTSATALQTGVWTHVVASYDGAAMKIYLDGVLDASLAASGNVANSSGKLYLGYNPGRVSQGSEVPFYGQLDELLWYNRALSATEIPAMMENYTYTLTVSVSGNGGDMITSDPQGTNPDGISCSAGTCTTSYPYNTPVTLTPTLNAITTFGAWGGDCSGSGACSLTMNTDKTVSATLIQAPRAVNKTYNNKSYGTLAEALADTDRAAVSGDELLLLGASYDGVVALDKGFILNGGWNAAYASKSGFPTTLNDGLTVTSGASIVDTLVVKGQLLIQGGSLLVNGLVVGP; translated from the coding sequence CGGTTTGACGGATGGTTCGGTTGCCGGTGACTGGCGGCTACCGAATGCGACCGAACTGAGTTTTATGTCGTCTGAATCTGTGAGCGAAGCCGAGCTCAAGGCGACATTTGCTGTAGATTATTATTATTATGCAACTTACTGGACTAGCTCGCAGGTGACCGATAACTTTATGGTGGTGAGGTTATACCCTGGGGCAGTGCTCGGCCCTTTCAATCCGAGCACGACCACAGAGTACTTTTGGCCGGCCAGAGAGGGGCATATCGGTTGGCTGAAGATTGCCCCTGCTCTTACCAGCAAGGACTTTGGCACTGTCCCACCCAACACGAGCTCTGCCAGCCAGACCTTTACTATCAGCAACGACGGTGCAATAACTGTCGCCCTCAACATCCTGCTGGATGGGGGGGATACCGGCATGTTTACCCTGGACAAGGGGGACGGAACCAACGGCACCTGCGGTGCTACGCCGGGACTGGATCCTGGTGCCAGTTGTACTGTCTCCGTCAGTTTCACCCCCACCAAGCTCGGCGGCAAATCCACCAACCTGCGGATATACACCACCAACGCCGCCAAGAATCCTGATACGTCCATCCTGCTGAGCGGCAACAATCCTGATCCTACCGTTTCCTGGTGGAAGGGGGAGAACGACGCCACTGACAGTGCAGGCAGCAATAACGGCATCACCAGCAACACGATAACGGCAACTGTTGCGGAGAATCAAACCGCAACCGCATTGTGCAGCGCAGGGTCTACCATAACATCATTCACCTCGGTTTACGGGGCAGATCCAAACTGGGTAAACTGTGGCAGTTGCGAGATTGGCTCATCCAGCTGCAGTGTCGACTACAACAACATCGCTTGCGGTGATCCGTACCCGCTTCAGGCAAAGCAAGGCAAACTGGCTATCATGTGCGGCAGCATGTTTGCGTCCGGCAAGCTCGGGCAGGCATTCAGTTTTGACGGTACTGGCCAGTATGTCGCAATACCGAGTTCTACAACATTGGATATTTACGGTAACCATTCAGTTGCGTTCTGGGTCAAGCCAGCCGCGTACCCGGCCACGGGCAAGTTGTTCTATCTCGTCAACAAGTGGACGAGTGCGCAAGAAGATAAGCGGGTAACCATCGATTCGGACGGCAAGCTGCACTATTTTCTGTATGGCACAAGCGCCAGTGCGGGGGTGACATCGGCGACAGCCGTGCAGACCAATGTCTGGACCCATGTTGTAGCTACCTATGACGGCGCGGACATGAAGATCTATCTGAACGGTGTTCTTGATGCAAGCGTTGCAGCCAGCCAGGATGTTGGGGACAGTACCGGTCCCTTATGCTTGGGCTATAACCCCCTAAGGGCAAGCGAGGGCTTCGAAGAGCCTTTCACTGGCCAGCTTGATGAAGTGGGGTGGTACAACCGGACGTTGTCGGCAAGTGAGGTTAGTCTGCTCGCCAATAGGGTGCCTGATGCCTTTAGTTTTACCGCCAGAACCGGCATGCCGCTGAATACGGCAATTGTCTCAAACCCGGTCACCGTGACCGGTATTACCGCCTCCACGGCGATCTCGATAACTGGCGGTGACTATTCAGTTTCAACCGATAACGGTGCCACCTGGGGGGGCTGGACAAACACCTCAGGCACCGTGGCAGTCAACAGTCAGGTCAGGGTACGGCTGACATCGTCTACCACCGCCGCCACCCAGACCTCCGCAACACTCACGATCGGCGCCGTATCCGGCGTATTTAACGTCACCACGGCAGCAGCCGATGATCCCATTCTCAATGTCAACGGGCTTGGACTGGTATCCTGGTGGCGGGCGGAGAATAATGCCAATGACACCTTGAACGGCAATGATGGCCAGATCAACACACAGTCGGTGACTGTGGCGGAAAATCAAACCGCAAGCTTATCGTGCGGCGCAGGGTCTACCATAACGTCATTCACGTCGGTTTTCGGGGCGGATCCCTACTGGGTGAACTGCGGTACTTGTGAGATCGGCTCATCCAGCTGCAGTGTTACCTACAGCAACGCCAATTGTGGTGATCCGTATTCGGGGCATGTTAAACAAGGTGTGCTGAGTATCGTGTGTAATAATAATGCATTTGCGCCCGGTAAGCTCGGGCAGGCGTTCAACTTTGACGGTACCGCGCAGAATATCTCGATACCGCATTCATCGTTATTGGATATTTCCGGTGCCCATACCGTTGCCTTCTGGGTCAAGCTTGCCGCGAAGCCGGCTAGCGGCAAGTCGTTTTACCTGGTGAACCAGTGGGTGGATGGAAAAGAAGACAAGCAAGTCACCATCGATGCTGACGGCAAGGTACACTATGTTCTGTATGGCACAACCGCCAGCTCTGGCGTGACATCGGCCACTGCCCTGCAGACCGGCGTCTGGACCCATGTTGTGGCTAGCTATGACGGTGCGGCCATGAAGATCTATCTTGATGGTGTGCTGGACGCAAGCCTTGCCGCCAGCGGGAATGTGGCGAATAGCAGCGGCAAACTGTATTTGGGCTATAACCCCGGCAGGGTCAGTCAGGGAAGCGAGGTGCCGTTTTACGGCCAGCTCGATGAACTGCTGTGGTACAACCGGGCGCTGTCAGCAACGGAAATTCCAGCAATGATGGAAAACTATACCTATACCCTGACGGTCTCCGTATCGGGCAACGGTGGCGATATGATCACCAGTGACCCCCAGGGCACCAACCCGGACGGCATCTCCTGCTCCGCAGGCACCTGTACGACGAGCTATCCCTACAACACCCCCGTTACCCTCACCCCGACACTCAACGCCATCACCACCTTTGGTGCGTGGGGGGGCGATTGCAGCGGCAGCGGTGCCTGCAGTCTCACCATGAATACGGATAAAACCGTTTCAGCAACCCTGATCCAGGCCCCGCGGGCAGTGAACAAAACCTACAATAACAAGAGCTACGGGACCCTTGCCGAGGCGTTGGCCGATACAGACAGGGCAGCGGTCTCGGGCGATGAGTTGCTGCTGCTGGGGGCGTCCTATGATGGCGTTGTTGCCCTGGATAAGGGATTTATCCTGAACGGCGGCTGGAACGCCGCCTACGCGAGCAAAAGCGGTTTCCCCACCACGCTGAATGATGGTCTGACCGTTACAAGCGGCGCCTCAATCGTTGATACGCTTGTGGTAAAGGGGCAACTGCTCATCCAGGGGGGCAGCCTGCTGGTAAACGGTCTGGTGGTTGGGCCGTAG